In a genomic window of Cyclopterus lumpus isolate fCycLum1 chromosome 13, fCycLum1.pri, whole genome shotgun sequence:
- the LOC117741126 gene encoding lissencephaly-1 homolog: MRCSVDLAGDWSAGSPLLLSLESASWGADSCVPLLSIFVWTKSTACHWSTQLILDRVAWISTAHLLTEESTAAELDLLSTNPEPRPHCPITMVLSQRQRDELNRAIADYLRSNGYEEAYSTFKKEAELDNNEELDKKYAGLLEKKWTSVIRLQKKVMELESKLNEAKEEITLGGPVSQKRDPKEWIPRPPERYALSGHRSPVTRVIFHPVFSVMVSASEDATIKVWDYETGDFERTLKGHTDSVQDISFDQTGKLLASCSADMTIKLWDFQGFECIRTMHGHDHNVSSVAIMPNGDHIVSASRDKTIKMWEVATGYCVKTFTGHREWVRMVRPNQDGTLIASCSNDQTVRVWVVTSKDCKAELREHEHVVECISWAPESAHPTIQDATGSETKKSGKPGPFLLSGSRDKTIKMWDVSIGMCLMTLVGHDNWVRGILFHPGGKFIVSCADDKTLRIWDYKNKRCMKTLCAHEHFVTSLDFHKAAPYVVTGSVDQTVKVWECR; encoded by the exons aTGCAGTGTAGACTTGGCTGGTGACTGGTCTGCAGGCTCTCCACTTCTCTTGTCCCTGGAGTCAGCCAGTTGGGGGGCAGATTCCTGTGTTCCCCTTCTCTCAATCTTTGTCTGGACAAAATCAACTGCCTGCCATTGGAGTACGCAGCTCATCCTTGACCGTGTTGCTTGGATCAGCACAGCTCATCTCCTGACTGAGGAGAGCACAGCAGCTGAACTCGATTTACTTTCTACGAACCCTGAACCCCGCCCACACTGCCCCATCACAATGGTGCTGTCACAACGGCAACGAGATGAACT AAATCGAGCGATAGCCGATTATCTACGTTCCAATGGATATGAAGAAGCATATTCCACTTTCAAGAAGGAGGCGGAATTAGATAAT AATGAAGAATTGGATAAGAAGTATGCCGGCCTTTTGGAAAAGAAATGGACCTCAGTCATTAGATTACAAAAGAAG GTGATGGAACTTGAATCCaaactgaatgaagcaaaagaGGAGATCACCCTGGGTGGGCCTGTAAGTCAGAAGCGCGACCCCAAAGAGTGGATCCCACGCCCACCAGAAAGGTACGCGCTGAGCGGCCACCGCAGTCCAGTCACCCGCGTCATCTTCCACCCAGTCTTCAGTGTCATGGTGTCTGCTTCTGAGGATGCCACAATAAAG GTGTGGGACTACGAGACAGGAGACTTTGAACGCACACTGAAGGGCCACACGGATTCAGTGCAGGACATCTCTTTTGACCAGACCGGCAAATTGCTAGCATCCTGCTCTGCAGACATGACTATCAAGCTGTGGGATTTCCAAGGCTTTGAGTGCATCCGGACCATGCATG GACATGACCACAATGTTTCGTCTGTAGCCATCATGCCCAATGGAGATCACATTGTTTCTGCCTCAAGAGACAAAACCATAAAGATGTGGGAGGTGGCAACTGG CTACTGTGTGAAGACCTTCACAGGCCACCGGGAGTGGGTCCGTATGGTTCGGCCCAACCAGGATGGCACACTGATTGCCAGCTGCTCCAACGACCAAACGGTGCGCGTGTGGGTCGTGACCTCCAAAGACTGCAAGGCTGAGCTTCGGGAGCACGAACACGTGGTGGAGTGCATCTCCTGGGCACCAGAGAGCGCCCACCCCACCATCCAAGATGCCACAGGCTCCGAG ACTAAGAAGAGCGGTAAACCAGGCCCGTTCCTGCTGTCCGGCTCCAGAGACAAAACCATCAAGATGTGGGATGTTAGCATTGGCATGTGCCTTATGACACTG GTCGGCCATGATAACTGGGTGCGTGGAATCCTCTTCCACCCTGGAGGCAAGTTTATTGTGAGCTGTGCAGATGACAAGACCTTAAGGATCTGGGACTACAAGAACAAGCGCTGCATGAAAACCCTGTGTGCCCATGAACACTTTGTTACCTCTCTGG ATTTCCACAAGGCTGCTCCCTACGTGGTCACTGGGAGTGTAGATCAAACGGTAAAAGTGTGGGAGTGTCGCTGA